From the Pedobacter cryoconitis genome, one window contains:
- a CDS encoding nucleotide sugar dehydrogenase, producing the protein MTRIDKDTPIAVIGLGYVGLPLAVAFARYFKVTGFDTKQKRIEELHKGYDSTLEITEAQLLDVKSDLSFSSDISALQQARIYIITVPTPIDKFNHPDLSALYKASETVGQFLKKGDIVIYESTVYPGVTEDECAPVLERVSGLKFNVDFHCGYSPERINPGDKEHTLTQILKITSGSTPAAADRVDELYRTIITAGTYRAPSIKVAEAAKVIENAQRDINIAFVNELAKIFNLIGLNTLDILEAAGTKWNFLNFKPGLVGGHCIGVDPYYLAQKAQEAGYHPEIILAGRRLNDGMGQYIADEVIKLMVRKQIQVTGSEVLILGFTFKENCPDVRNTRVIDIVTRLKEYHVNVCILDPWADPAHVYQEYGITCQNEAITDRQFDAVIGAVAHAEFKELDVQELCKENTVIYDIKGMLPEELIHGRL; encoded by the coding sequence ATGACAAGGATTGATAAAGACACACCTATAGCTGTTATTGGCCTGGGTTACGTTGGGTTACCACTGGCAGTAGCTTTTGCCCGGTATTTCAAAGTGACAGGCTTTGATACTAAACAAAAACGCATAGAAGAACTACATAAGGGATATGACAGCACGCTGGAAATCACTGAGGCCCAATTGCTGGACGTCAAGTCTGATTTATCATTCAGCAGCGATATTAGTGCGCTACAGCAAGCACGTATTTATATTATTACCGTGCCTACCCCTATTGATAAATTCAATCATCCCGATTTGTCTGCTTTATATAAGGCAAGTGAAACAGTGGGTCAGTTTTTAAAAAAGGGAGATATCGTAATTTATGAGTCAACCGTTTACCCCGGCGTTACCGAAGACGAATGCGCACCGGTACTGGAACGTGTTTCGGGGCTTAAATTCAATGTTGATTTTCATTGTGGATATTCTCCCGAACGGATCAATCCAGGGGATAAAGAACATACACTGACCCAGATTTTAAAGATTACGTCTGGTTCTACGCCAGCAGCAGCAGACCGCGTAGATGAATTGTACCGTACCATTATTACTGCCGGTACTTACAGGGCCCCGAGTATTAAAGTCGCGGAAGCAGCCAAAGTCATAGAAAATGCACAACGGGATATTAATATTGCCTTTGTCAATGAACTGGCCAAGATATTTAACCTGATTGGTTTGAATACACTCGACATATTGGAAGCCGCGGGTACTAAATGGAATTTTCTGAACTTTAAACCCGGACTTGTGGGCGGGCATTGTATTGGTGTAGATCCTTATTACCTTGCTCAAAAGGCACAGGAAGCTGGTTATCATCCAGAAATCATTCTTGCCGGCAGACGTTTGAATGATGGAATGGGACAATATATTGCCGATGAAGTCATTAAATTGATGGTACGCAAGCAAATACAGGTTACTGGCAGCGAAGTCCTGATTTTAGGTTTCACTTTTAAGGAGAATTGTCCGGATGTACGCAATACAAGGGTGATAGATATTGTAACGCGTTTAAAAGAGTACCATGTGAATGTATGTATTCTTGATCCATGGGCCGATCCTGCACATGTTTACCAGGAATATGGTATTACTTGTCAGAATGAAGCGATTACCGACCGACAGTTTGATGCTGTAATTGGTGCTGTTGCCCATGCTGAGTTTAAAGAACTCGATGTACAGGAGCTTTGCAAAGAAAATACAGTAATATATGATATAAAAGGGATGTTACCTGAAGAACTTATACATGGAAGACTCTAA
- a CDS encoding M13 family metallopeptidase produces the protein MNNLKLSLGVPIIAGSLLVLAAFQSFHSTGDPKSGIILENMDKQVVPGNNFMEYVNGTWIKKTEIPADKPSASVSSLINDKAQEDVKEIIEKAASGKFADGSEEQKIGDLYGSYMNMTARDAVGIKPLAADFKKIDGIKNQKELAAYFAYANKIGNMAPFSVAVTEDFKNPKNYMLLTWQGGLGLPDREYYFTDNAKSKEIRTKYVAHIEKMLTLAGITEAKPKASEIMALETLMASKQMKKEETRNMAGLYNKYAVSNLNTLMPDYDWKGMLNEAGVKNPDSIVVAQVAYTKDLNAIIKNTPLSIWKTYLKWSLVKGGASALNSALDEENFSFNGTILNGIPKQRPQWRRAVGVVNGSLGEMVGKLYVEKHFSPEAKARMLVLVGNLLKAYETSIKELDWMSPETKTEALKKISKFTPKIGYPDKWRDYSTLKIVKNDLYGNLTRSTAFEYNRMMKKLGTPVDRTEWGMTPQTVNAYYNPPLNEIVFPAAILQPPFFDMNAEDAVNYGGIGAVIGHEIGHGFDDQGSTFDGDGVMRDWWTKNDLSEFKKRTNALVAQYSGFKVLSDLNVNGEFTLGENIGDLGGLTIALKAYHASLNGKTAPVLDGFNGDQRVFIGWGQVWLNKSREQALRKQVGTDPHSPARFRVNGIVRNIPEFYTAFNVKPGDSLYLAPNKRVKIW, from the coding sequence ATGAATAATTTAAAACTCTCTTTGGGAGTACCCATCATCGCAGGCTCTCTGCTGGTTTTGGCTGCATTCCAATCCTTTCATTCCACAGGTGACCCTAAATCGGGGATTATCCTTGAAAATATGGATAAACAAGTAGTTCCGGGAAATAATTTCATGGAATACGTAAACGGAACCTGGATTAAAAAAACAGAAATTCCTGCGGATAAACCCTCTGCAAGTGTAAGCTCACTGATCAATGACAAAGCTCAGGAAGATGTCAAAGAAATTATAGAAAAGGCAGCATCAGGGAAATTTGCCGATGGTTCTGAAGAACAAAAAATAGGTGACCTTTATGGCTCTTACATGAATATGACTGCCAGAGATGCGGTTGGTATAAAGCCATTGGCAGCTGATTTTAAGAAGATTGATGGTATTAAAAATCAAAAAGAGCTGGCAGCCTATTTTGCTTATGCGAATAAAATAGGGAATATGGCACCGTTTAGTGTGGCAGTTACTGAAGACTTTAAAAATCCTAAAAACTATATGCTGCTAACCTGGCAAGGTGGATTGGGCCTGCCGGACAGAGAATATTATTTTACTGATAACGCGAAGTCTAAAGAGATCAGAACGAAATATGTAGCCCATATTGAAAAAATGCTGACCCTTGCAGGAATTACTGAAGCAAAACCAAAAGCATCAGAGATTATGGCTTTAGAAACCTTGATGGCTTCTAAACAAATGAAGAAAGAAGAAACCAGGAATATGGCTGGTTTATACAACAAATATGCTGTGAGTAACCTGAATACCTTAATGCCTGATTATGACTGGAAAGGTATGCTGAATGAAGCAGGTGTGAAAAATCCGGACAGTATTGTCGTTGCACAAGTAGCTTATACTAAAGACCTGAACGCGATTATTAAAAATACCCCGCTGAGTATCTGGAAAACTTATCTGAAATGGAGTTTGGTCAAAGGTGGAGCAAGTGCTTTGAATTCTGCTCTTGATGAAGAGAATTTTAGTTTCAATGGCACTATATTAAATGGTATACCTAAACAACGTCCGCAATGGCGCAGAGCTGTTGGTGTGGTGAATGGTTCTTTAGGGGAAATGGTTGGTAAGTTATATGTAGAGAAACATTTCTCTCCTGAAGCTAAGGCACGTATGCTGGTTTTGGTTGGCAATCTGCTTAAAGCTTATGAAACCAGTATCAAAGAACTGGACTGGATGAGTCCTGAAACTAAAACTGAGGCACTTAAAAAGATCAGTAAGTTTACTCCTAAAATCGGTTATCCTGATAAATGGAGAGATTATTCGACCTTGAAAATTGTTAAAAATGATCTTTATGGTAACCTGACCCGTTCTACAGCTTTCGAATATAACCGAATGATGAAAAAGTTGGGAACTCCGGTTGACCGTACAGAGTGGGGGATGACTCCTCAGACGGTAAACGCCTATTATAACCCGCCATTGAATGAAATCGTATTTCCGGCAGCTATCCTGCAACCACCATTTTTTGATATGAATGCAGAAGATGCCGTAAATTATGGCGGTATCGGTGCTGTTATCGGTCATGAAATTGGTCATGGATTTGACGATCAGGGCAGTACTTTTGACGGAGATGGTGTGATGCGTGATTGGTGGACAAAGAATGATTTAAGTGAATTTAAAAAAAGGACAAATGCTTTGGTTGCACAGTACAGCGGCTTTAAAGTATTGAGTGACCTGAATGTAAATGGCGAATTTACTTTGGGAGAGAATATTGGGGATCTTGGTGGATTAACTATTGCGCTTAAAGCTTACCATGCTAGTTTGAATGGTAAAACCGCGCCAGTACTGGATGGCTTTAATGGCGATCAGCGAGTTTTTATTGGTTGGGGACAGGTTTGGTTAAACAAATCAAGAGAACAAGCCTTAAGAAAACAAGTAGGTACAGACCCGCACTCTCCTGCAAGGTTCCGTGTGAATGGAATTGTAAGGAACATTCCTGAATTTTACACTGCATTTAATGTAAAACCTGGTGACTCGTTATATCTTGCACCTAACAAGAGAGTTAAAATCTGGTAA
- a CDS encoding YceI family protein, whose amino-acid sequence MKKLLVLLLAASAALFAFKPVGPSTWTADKAHSKLGFVVTHLMITDVEGSFKNFESTITTSKDDFSDAVVTLSADINSVNTEDEKRDGHLKTADFFDAEKFPKLTFKSTSVKKLAGNKFKVSGLLSLHGVTKPVTLDATLRGVTTNPMSKKATAGFKVTGTIKRADFALGSKYPNAMLSDDITLNANTEFVKN is encoded by the coding sequence ATGAAAAAACTACTTGTATTATTATTAGCAGCATCAGCTGCACTATTTGCTTTTAAACCAGTTGGACCTAGTACCTGGACTGCGGATAAAGCACACTCAAAATTAGGATTCGTGGTTACCCACTTAATGATCACTGATGTTGAAGGTTCATTTAAAAACTTTGAATCAACAATCACAACTTCAAAAGATGATTTCTCTGATGCAGTGGTAACTTTAAGTGCTGATATCAATTCAGTAAATACAGAAGATGAAAAAAGAGACGGACATTTGAAAACTGCTGATTTCTTTGACGCTGAAAAATTCCCTAAATTAACTTTCAAAAGTACTTCAGTTAAAAAATTAGCTGGTAACAAATTCAAAGTAAGCGGTTTATTATCATTACATGGTGTAACTAAACCAGTTACTTTAGATGCAACTTTAAGAGGTGTAACTACTAACCCAATGTCTAAAAAAGCGACTGCTGGTTTCAAAGTAACCGGAACAATCAAAAGAGCTGATTTCGCTTTAGGTTCAAAATATCCAAATGCAATGTTAAGTGATGATATTACACTTAACGCAAATACTGAATTCGTTAAAAACTAG
- a CDS encoding CheR family methyltransferase has product MTLQASRSKKNEQNKTSFPIVGMGGSAGSFHAFEKFFLHMPVKSGIAFVIIMHLDNSHHINVASMLQPVSSMAIVEATDGMLVEPDRIYVIPPGKDMGIHNGRLLLMEASRYKGAHMSIDYFLQSLAQDQWGNAVSIIFSGMGADGETGVRMIKEKLGMAIVQDPATAEYPSMPNAAIKSNMVDYILAPEDMPVKLIQYLNHPVLLESGAIEEAYLSNTNQTHLQKILMLLRSHTGHDFTLYKKNTIVRRIERRIAINQLHDYAEYITYLRETPNEIVLLFNELLIGVTKFFRDQQAFDILKEKLYAQLINKEESDPIRIWVAGCSTGEEAYSIAILLIEFLEEVKLERRPRLQIFATDLDPIAIDHARSGNYFSNITSEVSPERLERFFIKVNDGYIVKKEVREMIVFAQHNLIKDAPFTRLDLLCCRNVMIYLTTELQKKIIPVFHYSLNPNGLLFLGPAESVGTFQDSFTNLDTKWKVFQRKEGASLGNMLDFPFHVASQHSKNIKMHLPTKNLKNPLVETFHKILLESFTPTSLLLNERGDILYINGKTAKFMQINSGEAVFNIHRLAREELKYALGNALHQVWEQKSKIEVSDIKIKDGNQVYLVGFKIDYMVEIPLQDLLLVTFYDLGLIKKRKTSKGISIGSTRDGEVEELEKELIYTKQQLHSTIEQMETSMEELKSANEELQSTNEELQSTNEEALTTKEEMQSLNEELMTINLQYQNKAEELTQLNNDMKNLLDNTEIGTIFLDNQLNIVRFTPQVTKLFNIIPSDVGRSITHIVSNFDYPSLEDSIKEVIEKLAGKELEVTTKKDEWYNLRIMPYRTMDNFISGAVVTFTKITPVKAMESRLLSLLEYAKGIINLVPDAAVILDKERKVLVANDLFLQQFNLKGEEIIEQSFMEIVHNKWKTNKLDGLLLQTGPADLFIQHNFQGAGLKDVFVKTQPVNKVEEGIGLVSLVTFRNQNSG; this is encoded by the coding sequence ATGACTTTACAAGCATCAAGATCCAAAAAAAACGAGCAAAATAAGACATCTTTTCCTATTGTTGGAATGGGGGGCTCCGCAGGGTCTTTTCATGCCTTTGAAAAGTTCTTTTTACATATGCCGGTCAAAAGCGGGATAGCGTTTGTGATCATTATGCATCTTGACAATTCGCACCATATCAATGTGGCATCCATGTTGCAGCCTGTATCTTCTATGGCGATTGTTGAGGCCACAGACGGTATGCTGGTAGAACCTGACCGTATCTATGTGATCCCTCCGGGAAAAGATATGGGGATACATAACGGACGCCTGTTACTTATGGAAGCGTCCCGTTATAAAGGGGCTCATATGTCCATAGATTATTTTCTGCAAAGCCTGGCCCAGGATCAATGGGGAAATGCAGTCTCTATTATCTTTTCGGGTATGGGCGCAGATGGGGAGACAGGGGTCAGAATGATCAAGGAAAAGCTCGGTATGGCTATAGTGCAGGACCCTGCGACAGCAGAATATCCAAGCATGCCGAATGCTGCTATCAAATCAAATATGGTAGATTATATACTTGCTCCTGAAGATATGCCAGTAAAATTGATTCAATACCTAAATCACCCTGTATTACTGGAATCAGGAGCTATTGAAGAGGCTTACCTATCCAATACCAACCAAACGCACCTGCAAAAAATATTAATGCTTTTAAGGTCGCATACCGGTCATGACTTTACCCTATATAAAAAGAATACCATTGTCAGGAGGATCGAAAGAAGGATCGCTATTAATCAATTGCATGATTATGCTGAGTACATTACTTACCTCAGGGAAACTCCGAATGAAATAGTATTGCTGTTCAATGAGTTATTGATTGGCGTGACTAAGTTCTTCAGAGATCAGCAAGCATTTGATATCCTGAAAGAAAAACTATACGCTCAGCTGATCAATAAAGAAGAAAGTGATCCTATCCGTATCTGGGTAGCAGGCTGCTCTACAGGCGAAGAAGCTTATTCGATTGCGATATTGCTTATTGAATTCCTGGAAGAAGTGAAATTAGAGAGAAGACCAAGATTACAAATCTTTGCAACTGATCTTGATCCAATTGCTATTGACCACGCCCGTTCAGGAAATTACTTCTCCAACATCACTTCAGAAGTGTCTCCGGAAAGACTGGAGCGCTTTTTTATTAAAGTGAATGATGGTTATATCGTCAAAAAAGAAGTGCGTGAAATGATTGTATTTGCACAACATAACCTGATCAAAGACGCACCATTTACCCGCCTTGATTTGTTATGCTGTCGTAACGTCATGATTTATCTGACCACAGAATTGCAGAAAAAGATTATTCCTGTTTTTCATTATTCTCTGAACCCTAATGGATTGTTATTCTTAGGCCCCGCAGAATCTGTAGGGACTTTCCAGGATAGCTTTACCAATCTCGATACCAAATGGAAAGTCTTTCAGCGTAAAGAAGGAGCATCATTAGGCAATATGCTTGATTTTCCTTTTCATGTGGCCAGTCAGCACAGTAAAAATATAAAAATGCATCTTCCTACTAAAAACTTAAAGAATCCGCTGGTAGAGACTTTTCATAAAATACTGCTGGAAAGTTTTACGCCCACTTCTTTATTGTTAAACGAGCGTGGTGATATTCTGTATATCAATGGTAAAACAGCGAAGTTTATGCAGATTAACTCTGGGGAAGCTGTATTTAATATCCATAGGCTGGCCAGAGAAGAACTAAAATATGCCTTAGGTAATGCACTTCACCAGGTATGGGAGCAAAAGAGTAAAATAGAGGTTTCTGATATTAAAATCAAAGATGGTAACCAGGTTTATCTAGTTGGCTTTAAAATTGATTATATGGTAGAAATACCATTACAAGACTTGTTGCTGGTTACTTTCTACGATCTGGGACTGATCAAAAAAAGAAAGACTTCAAAGGGAATAAGTATTGGTTCTACCAGAGATGGGGAGGTTGAAGAGCTGGAAAAAGAATTGATTTATACTAAACAGCAATTACACAGTACCATTGAGCAAATGGAGACTTCTATGGAAGAACTTAAGTCTGCCAATGAAGAATTGCAAAGTACCAATGAAGAACTTCAAAGTACAAATGAGGAAGCATTGACCACAAAAGAAGAAATGCAGTCCTTAAACGAAGAATTGATGACAATTAATCTTCAATATCAGAATAAAGCTGAAGAATTGACGCAGCTGAATAATGATATGAAGAACCTGCTGGATAATACTGAAATCGGGACTATATTTTTAGACAATCAGCTTAATATTGTTCGTTTTACCCCGCAGGTCACTAAATTGTTTAATATTATACCGAGTGACGTGGGCAGGTCTATTACCCATATTGTTTCTAATTTTGACTATCCTTCATTAGAAGATTCTATTAAAGAAGTTATTGAAAAGCTTGCTGGAAAAGAACTGGAAGTGACGACCAAAAAAGATGAGTGGTATAATCTTAGAATTATGCCTTACCGTACCATGGATAATTTTATTAGTGGTGCAGTCGTTACTTTTACTAAAATTACACCTGTAAAAGCTATGGAAAGCAGGTTGTTGTCCTTACTGGAATATGCAAAAGGGATAATTAATCTTGTGCCTGATGCAGCAGTGATTTTAGACAAAGAGAGAAAAGTATTAGTCGCCAACGATTTGTTTTTACAACAATTTAATTTAAAAGGAGAAGAGATTATAGAACAATCCTTCATGGAGATTGTTCACAACAAGTGGAAGACAAATAAGCTGGATGGTTTGTTATTGCAAACTGGTCCTGCTGATTTATTTATACAGCATAACTTTCAGGGAGCAGGACTTAAAGATGTTTTTGTGAAAACCCAGCCTGTAAATAAGGTGGAAGAAGGAATAGGTTTAGTATCATTGGTAACTTTTAGAAATCAAAATAGTGGATAG
- a CDS encoding PAS domain-containing protein → MDSSQSSSGEINTSLIGRLSEKLKYKNDNFSSKINLTLDDVNILLNELQVYQLELEMQNDELKTSYLTLDRERAKFVGLFDLAPVGYFILNYLGVVEEANQNGIDLLNVARQTVRHQRFQSFISPQSWEDFYNFLHRMQYNDIKQTAEIKLKLAGDQIVYTRMEGRAISSIIVTDVKYYITVIDVTESRNAQQVLKETKERLEMTLKASATGTWTICAETSSVFLDPHSFNIMGIKSWAFNGTIAGLIALIHPDDQQQVNNQLLGAIHGVKDIDLEFRIITADNDFKYIAAKGHEINMQEESSYFAGILTDITERKRLEREAESLKNDQQKLILSATLTAQEKERNIISSALHDSVCQLLYGIKLNLESVERTNYLKGEFKNVNALLDQVIKETRQISYELTPTVLKDFGFVAGIKEMAQRTSTTHFHIDTYIDSTADFLGTDVQLYIFRMIQELINNCIKHAKATKAEIKVRLHRNQVFIRVADNGIGFNSCIEQAGHIGSGLSGIKNRVYLLNGQVKFYKSKQGMVVTITFENTAELSV, encoded by the coding sequence GTGGATAGCAGTCAAAGTTCATCGGGAGAAATTAATACATCACTAATTGGGCGGTTATCAGAAAAGCTGAAGTATAAGAATGACAACTTTTCTTCAAAGATAAACCTGACACTTGATGATGTTAATATTTTGCTCAATGAACTTCAGGTATACCAGCTGGAGCTGGAAATGCAAAATGATGAATTGAAAACGTCTTATTTGACACTGGATAGGGAGAGAGCTAAATTCGTAGGCTTATTTGACCTGGCACCTGTAGGCTATTTTATCCTTAATTATCTGGGCGTAGTAGAAGAAGCGAACCAGAATGGAATAGACCTGCTTAATGTAGCCAGACAAACCGTTCGCCATCAAAGGTTTCAAAGCTTTATTTCTCCTCAGTCGTGGGAAGATTTTTATAATTTTTTGCACAGGATGCAATATAATGATATCAAACAAACGGCAGAAATCAAGTTAAAATTAGCTGGTGACCAGATAGTTTATACCCGAATGGAGGGAAGGGCAATTTCCAGTATCATTGTCACAGATGTCAAATATTATATTACTGTTATTGATGTTACAGAAAGCCGTAATGCACAGCAAGTCTTAAAAGAGACCAAAGAACGGCTGGAGATGACACTGAAAGCTTCTGCAACAGGAACCTGGACAATATGTGCAGAAACCAGTTCTGTTTTTCTGGATCCCCACAGTTTCAATATTATGGGGATCAAAAGCTGGGCCTTTAACGGAACGATTGCAGGATTAATTGCATTAATTCATCCTGATGATCAGCAGCAAGTGAACAATCAGCTTCTGGGAGCTATACATGGAGTGAAAGATATAGATCTGGAATTCAGGATAATCACAGCAGATAATGACTTCAAATATATTGCTGCGAAGGGACATGAAATTAATATGCAGGAAGAATCCAGCTATTTTGCCGGGATATTAACAGATATTACAGAAAGAAAAAGATTAGAACGTGAAGCTGAGTCATTGAAAAATGATCAGCAAAAACTAATTCTTTCCGCAACACTAACCGCACAGGAAAAAGAGCGTAACATTATCAGCAGCGCTTTGCATGATAGTGTTTGTCAACTTCTTTATGGCATTAAATTAAATCTGGAAAGTGTAGAAAGGACTAATTACCTGAAAGGGGAGTTTAAAAATGTAAACGCATTACTGGATCAGGTTATTAAGGAAACCAGGCAGATTTCTTATGAACTCACACCCACTGTACTTAAAGATTTTGGCTTTGTTGCAGGGATTAAAGAAATGGCTCAGCGTACCAGTACAACTCATTTCCATATTGATACTTATATTGATAGTACAGCAGATTTCCTGGGTACAGACGTGCAGCTGTATATTTTCAGAATGATACAGGAGCTGATCAATAACTGTATCAAACATGCCAAAGCCACTAAAGCGGAGATTAAGGTTCGTTTACACCGTAATCAGGTTTTTATCAGGGTTGCAGACAACGGAATAGGCTTTAATAGCTGCATTGAACAGGCTGGTCATATCGGATCAGGCTTAAGCGGAATTAAAAACAGAGTATATTTGTTAAACGGACAGGTTAAATTTTATAAGTCCAAACAAGGCATGGTGGTAACGATTACGTTCGAAAATACAGCTGAACTATCTGTGTAA
- a CDS encoding response regulator transcription factor → MLSLILAEDHNIVRNGIRMLLEADKEISIAGEATNGLEVLEIISSGVKVDIVLADINMPEMDGITLIKELKLKSPATQIVMLSMLDNDKYVSQAFSEGASGYLLKSVSADELIFSLKHVNAGGQYLCAELAMRLLNKSISTVPLNRINDNVEYSMREIEILDLIAEGLTNNEMSAKLFISKRTIEGHRQSLIEKTGAKNTAALIRYAVLSGIIQ, encoded by the coding sequence ATGTTAAGCCTAATACTAGCAGAAGATCATAATATTGTACGCAACGGGATCCGTATGCTGCTGGAAGCTGATAAAGAAATCAGTATTGCCGGCGAAGCTACAAATGGTCTGGAAGTATTGGAGATTATCAGTAGCGGGGTTAAAGTGGACATTGTACTGGCAGATATTAATATGCCTGAAATGGATGGGATAACTTTAATAAAAGAGCTGAAACTAAAGAGTCCGGCTACGCAGATCGTCATGCTTTCTATGCTGGACAATGATAAATATGTTTCTCAGGCCTTTTCTGAAGGTGCATCTGGTTATCTGCTTAAAAGTGTTAGTGCTGATGAACTTATATTTTCCCTGAAACATGTCAATGCAGGCGGACAGTATTTATGTGCTGAACTGGCCATGCGCTTATTGAATAAATCGATTTCTACAGTGCCACTGAACCGGATCAATGATAACGTGGAGTATTCTATGCGGGAAATTGAAATCCTGGATCTGATTGCCGAAGGATTAACAAATAATGAAATGTCTGCTAAACTTTTTATCAGCAAACGTACTATAGAAGGACACAGGCAAAGCCTGATCGAAAAAACCGGAGCTAAAAATACTGCTGCTCTGATCAGATATGCTGTATTGAGCGGAATTATTCAATAG